Genomic window (Streptosporangium brasiliense):
CCCGCGTGCCCGTGCTGCTCATGCCCGTGGTGCTCTCCGTGCCCTTCATGTCCGGCGTGATCCATGTGGTGCATCGGTTCCGACATCACAATCTCCTGACTCGCACGTCACACTAGCCCCGGCCACAATATACCTAAGGGGGGTATACATCAATGACTTTTTCCCCGTAAAGCCCCAAAAGTGCTGGATCTTCACGAATGATCCACTTCACCCCAGAGCACCCCGGCAAGCCGCGACTCTACTATGGTCGATCGGCGTAGAGCTGATGGGCCTCCCCTGCCAAAACATCTCGATCCTCCAGCCACCGAATGACCTACGATAGCTAGTAGTAGAGCTGGCTAAGCTACCGCCATGGCCTCCATCGATCAGCGTCTCCGCCTGCGCGCAAGCGCCGCCCTGGCACTCCTGGCTCTTCTCGGTACGGCATGCGCCGAGGAGTCACCGGGGAAGGCCGCTGATCCCGCCGATCCCGGGATCGGTCACGTCCACGGCCTCGGCGTCGACCCTGCCGACGGCACGATCTACATCGCGGGGCACTACGGACTGTTCCAGGTCCGGTCCACCGACACCGCCCGGCGCATCGCCGACCGCGTCCAAGATCACATGGGGTTCACCGTCGTCGGCCCGAGGACTTTCCTCGCAAGCGGGCACCCCGCGGCGGCCGACGTCCCACCCGGCGGCTCCCCGCACCTGGGCCTGATCCGTACGACGGACGCCGGCACCACTTGGACCTCGGTATCGGAGGCGGGCAGTGCCGACTTCCACTCGATCCAGCCGGCGGGAACGGCTCTCTATGCCTACGACAGTCAGACGGAGCGGGTACGGCGTAGCGGCGATGAGGGCCGGACCTGGACACCGGGAGCGGAGGCACAGGTGATCGACCTAGCCGGTCACGCGGAAGAGCCGAACCGTGTATACGCGACCACACCGGACGGGCTCCAGGTCAGCCATGACAGCGGCATGAATTTCACCGCGCTCACCGGTGTCCCCCTCCTCTCCCATGTGGACTCTCTCAGCAAGGACGAGTTGATCGGAGTCGGTGTCGACGGCCAGGTGCAGGCCAGCAAGAACGGCGGTAGGACCTGGCAGGCATCGGGCCGCCTGCCTGGCCAGGCCGCTGCCTTCACCGCCGTCAACCGGCAGCGTCTCCTCGCGGCCATGGATGACGGGACCGTCATGGAGTCGTCAGACGGAGGGCGGCAGTTCTCCGTCGTCTACCGGCCCGCTTCGAACTGATCTTCGACGATCCACCACCGGTCAACACGGAGGCCGGCCAGAGCCCTGTCCGGCCGACAGGGTGTCACGGTGGTGGATCGTGGAACGGTCGCGGACAAGGTGTGGCCGTCGCCTTGAAAGCTCGGATCGGCTCTTTGACTCTCCGGACACGGGCGGTCGGTCTGCGGCGGGGCCTTGAGGATCACGCAGCCGGATCAGTGTGGGATGGCGCCGCCCGCGAGGATCCGGCGATAGTTGGTCACGCGGTCCTCCACGCTGTCGAGACAGCAACTGGCGCACTTCTCGCCATGGTCCGCGGTGTAGAAGAGGCAGCACGTCCGGCGTAGATAGAACAGCCCCTCCCGGCCGCCCTCGGCGAGCCGGATCATCTCGCCGAGCCTGCCCAGCTCCTGCGGGCAGGCCGCGAGGAACTCGTCATAGGCGCGCTGCAGCACATCCACCTCGGCGCCCGACGACCTGCTCGCGGCGCTGAACGCCGCGGCACATCCCTGGGCGATGCCGCCGTGGAGCTGGCGCCTGCCCGCCCGGCTGCACACGCGCATCGCGTCGGCGAGCGGGAAAAGGTGATCGTCGAGTACCTGCTTCACCAGCAGCCCCAGCCGTTCGTCGCCGGTCATGCCCGAGACGTCGACCAGCCGCGGCCTGCGCAGCGCGACGGCCTTGAAACCGTGGTCACCGAGCCGGAGCGCCACGTTCTCCGGCCGGACGTCCAGCACCACCCCGTACAACGCCCAGGCCAGCAGCGCGGGAGCGGTCACGGTGCCGGCGTAGACCGCCATGACCGTGAGGGCCACCGCGTGTGCGGACACCTGCCCACTGCCCACGCGTTCGGCTTCGAGAACTTGGGTCAACTCCGTGGAAGTGGGGTCCAGCAACCTGTCTGCGGCGATCCAGTCCTCCTCCGGATTCAGGCCGGCCTCCAGCCGGTAGCGCTCGCCGTGCCCCGCGAGGGTCTCAAGCACGGCAGTGGGGTCGGCGGACGGGTGCGTCACGGGCTGCAGCTCCTTGGGTAACAGACGGCGGTGGCCGCGGACAATTCTGCGCTATCGCGACACTTGACCCGATCTGCCGGCCGCTCCAGGTGGCCGCCGGGCACTCGAAGACAGCCGTGCCGGGGAGTGTCGTCAGAAGGGGTGCGCGGATGGCACCCTGGGACGATCGCGATCACGAGGAGACCAGTGATGACCCACCCTTTCGGCACGCAGCCCGCGACTCGGCACACCCCTCTC
Coding sequences:
- a CDS encoding F510_1955 family glycosylhydrolase, which produces MASIDQRLRLRASAALALLALLGTACAEESPGKAADPADPGIGHVHGLGVDPADGTIYIAGHYGLFQVRSTDTARRIADRVQDHMGFTVVGPRTFLASGHPAAADVPPGGSPHLGLIRTTDAGTTWTSVSEAGSADFHSIQPAGTALYAYDSQTERVRRSGDEGRTWTPGAEAQVIDLAGHAEEPNRVYATTPDGLQVSHDSGMNFTALTGVPLLSHVDSLSKDELIGVGVDGQVQASKNGGRTWQASGRLPGQAAAFTAVNRQRLLAAMDDGTVMESSDGGRQFSVVYRPASN
- a CDS encoding IucA/IucC family C-terminal-domain containing protein; this encodes MTHPSADPTAVLETLAGHGERYRLEAGLNPEEDWIAADRLLDPTSTELTQVLEAERVGSGQVSAHAVALTVMAVYAGTVTAPALLAWALYGVVLDVRPENVALRLGDHGFKAVALRRPRLVDVSGMTGDERLGLLVKQVLDDHLFPLADAMRVCSRAGRRQLHGGIAQGCAAAFSAASRSSGAEVDVLQRAYDEFLAACPQELGRLGEMIRLAEGGREGLFYLRRTCCLFYTADHGEKCASCCLDSVEDRVTNYRRILAGGAIPH